A window of Besnoitia besnoiti strain Bb-Ger1 chromosome Unknown contig00222, whole genome shotgun sequence contains these coding sequences:
- a CDS encoding putative apocytochrome b (encoded by transcript BESB_042540): MLCIKYSGIQRIFEKPTFVYKLYEYHDIHFGSRLLNVSLFVPYLPYYLIGLIFLQTAFGLIELSHPDNSIPVNRFVTPLHIVPEWYFLAYYAVLKVIPSKTGGLLVFMLSTCQ; the protein is encoded by the exons atgctctgcattaagtatagtggtatccagcgtatatttgaaaaaccaacatttgtatacaagctgtacgaatatcatgacattcactttggtagtcgccttcttaatgttagtct ttttgttccctatctaccatattatctaattggtttaattttcttacaaacggcttttggtttgattgaattatcgcacccagataactccataccagtgaaccggtttgtaactccgcttcatatcgtacctgaatggtactttttagcatattatgcggtgttaaaagtaatcccatccaaaaccggtggtttgttagtatttatgttatcaacatgtcaatga